The Salvia miltiorrhiza cultivar Shanhuang (shh) chromosome 1, IMPLAD_Smil_shh, whole genome shotgun sequence genome has a window encoding:
- the LOC131006745 gene encoding sugar transport protein 8-like produces MAPIIESAGDTGRDFPSKLTLQVVVCSLIAAVGGFMFGYDIGISGGVTSMDDFLLKFFHRVYEKKHRAREDNYCKFDDQLLQLFTSSLYLSAVVCCWVASFTCKRYGRKRTMQMAASFFFVGAALNAAAVNLHMLIAGRILLGAGVGFGNQAVPLFISEIAPAKHRGMLNICFQLLITVGILVANLINYWTSGIPGHGWRISLGLAAVPAVVLGLGSILISETPTSLVERGRKEEGLKSLRRIRGVDDVQKEFDEIVEATDVANQIKHPFRNLKRRSSWPMLFCSIALQIFQQFTGINVIMFYAPVLFQTMGLGSDAALMSAVITGCINSASTLVAVFGVDRFGRRKLLIQAAAQMLVSQVIVGVILQVFLKASNSIPRWYAYVVVALICVFVMGFAWSWGPLGWLIPSEIFPLETRTAGFFCAVSTNMIFTFIIAQAFLTMLCHMKAAIFFFFAAWIVVMGAFAIFLLPETKGIPIDKMSQVWSQHWFWRTFFDSLPTSSIQPPTTN; encoded by the exons ATGGCACCCATCATCGAGTCCGCCGGCGATACAGGCCGTGATTTCCCGTCGAAGCTGACCTTGCAGGTGGTCGTTTGTAGCCTCATCGCAGCCGTGGGTGGGTTCATGTTCGGCTACGACATTGGCATATCAG GAGGCGTGACATCTATGGATGATTTTTTGTTGAAGTTTTTCCATCGTGTTTACGAGAAGAAGCACAGGGCGAGGGAGGACAACTACTGCAAATTCGATGACCAGTTGCTCCAACTGTTCACGTCGTCGCTCTACCTGTCGGCTGTGGTGTGCTGCTGGGTCGCCTCCTTCACCTGCAAGCGCTACGGCAGGAAGCGCACCATGCAGATGGCCGCCTCATTCTTCTTCGTCGGCGCTGCCCTTAACGCCGCCGCCGTCAATCTTCACATGCTCATCGCCGGTAGGATTCTTTTGGGAGCTGGCGTCGGCTTCGGCAACCAG GCAGTGCCCCTCTTCATATCGGAAATCGCCCCGGCAAAGCACCGCGGAATGCTCAACATATGCTTCCAACTGCTGATCACGGTGGGGATTCTGGTGGCGAACTTGATAAACTACTGGACCTCAGGGATCCCCGGCCACGGCTGGCGGATCTCCCTCGGCCTGGCCGCCGTCCCCGCGGTGGTGCTCGGGCTGGGCTCCATTCTCATCAGCGAGACGCCGACCAGCCTCGTCGAGCGGGGCAGGAAGGAAGAAGGCCTGAAATCCCTGAGGAGGATCCGCGGCGTGGACGACGTGCAGAAGGAGTTCGACGAGATCGTGGAGGCCACCGACGTCGCCAATCAGATCAAGCACCCCTTCCGAAACCTGAAGAGGAGATCGAGCTGGCCGATGCTCTTCTGCAGCATAGCTCTGCAGATATTCCAACAGTTCACCGGGATCAACGTGATCATGTTCTACGCGCCGGTGCTGTTCCAGACGATGGGGCTGGGGTCGGACGCGGCGCTGATGTCGGCCGTGATCACGGGGTGCATCAACTCGGCGTCGACCCTGGTGGCGGTGTTCGGGGTGGACAGGTTCGGGAGGAGGAAGCTGCTGATTCAGGCGGCGGCGCAGATGCTGGTGTCGCAGGTGATCGTAGGAGTGATTCTGCAAGTGTTTCTGAAGGCGAGCAACAGCATACCGAGATGGTACGCGTACGTGGTGGTGGCGCTGATATGCGTGTTCGTGATGGGATTCGCGTGGTCGTGGGGCCCGCTGGGGTGGCTAATCCCCAGCGAGATCTTCCCCTTGGAGACGCGCACGGCGGGGTTCTTCTGCGCGGTCAGCACCAACATGATCTTCACCTTCATCATTGCGCAGGCCTTCCTCACCATGCTCTGCCATATGAAGGCGgcaatcttcttcttctttgcgGCCTGGATCGTCGTCATGGGCGCCTTCGCGATCTTCTTGCTGCCGGAGACAAAGGGGATTCCCATTGATAAGATGAGTCAGGTCTGGAGCCAGCATTGGTTCTGGCGGACCTTCTTCGACTCGCTTCCTACCTCCTCTATTCAACCGCCCACTACCAATTGa